The Urbifossiella limnaea nucleotide sequence AGGGGTTCGACAAGAACACCCTGCGGCTCCTCTACGGCGGCATGTCGGCCGACGAGTTCGAGTCGGTCAAGGGTGAGTTCGAGGACCCCGCCGCCCCGGTCCGGCTGCTACTGGCGACGGACGCGGCGTCGGAAGGCATCAACATGCAGGAGTCGTGTCGGTTCGTCCTCCACTACGACATCCCGTGGTCGCCCAGCCGACTCCAGCAGCGGAACGGGCGGGTGTCCCGCCACGGTCAGGTCCGCGACGTGTACGTCCACTACTTCCGGTCGGACGAGGACGAGGACCTGGAGTTCCTCTACCAGGTCGCACAGAAAGTGGAACAAGTCCGGGAAGACCTGGGGAGCGTCGAACGCGTCTTTGACGCTGCCATCCAGCGGCACTTCCAGGGCGAGCCGACCCCGGTCCAACAGGTCGGGCTGGTCGTGGACCGGCAACTCGCCGCCAGCCCCGAGCGGCAGGAACTGGGTCGGTCCGGGGACGACGAGATCGTTGCTGCAGCACGCCGGGCCAGGGAGTTGCTGGAGGGCACCGAGACCCGGTTCGGGATCTCACCCGACGCCCTGACCGACCTGATGCGGGCGGCCCTCGCCGTCGAGGGCCAGGGGGCCCTGGAGGAGATCGCCGACCGGCCCGGGTGCTTCCGGCTCAAGCCGCCGCCCCGGTGGGAAGGACTGGCCCGGCAGACGTTGACGGTCGGCACCCGCACCGACCGCATGGAGGTCGTGTTCGACGCCCGCCGGGTCACCGAGGAGATCGGCGGGCGGGAGATGATGCGGCTGAAGAAGCATCAGATCCTGATGCGGCTCGGCCACCCGGTCATGCGGCAGGCCATGTCCACCCTGACCCGGCAGCTGCATGACCCCACCTCGCACGACCCCGTCTACCGCTGGTCGGTCGCGGCGCTGCCGAAAACCGGGTTCGAGGCCCTGCTCGTTTTCTACCACGCGGTCACGGTAGTCAACGAGCTCCGCGAGCCGCTCCACGACGAGGTGCTGTCCGCCGTCTTTCGGGTCGAGGGGGACAAGCTCGTTCCCGTCGAGGAGTCGTTCGGCCATGAGGTGGCGCGGAGCGAATTTCTACCCGTGAAGTCGGCCGACCGTCGCGACGACTGGGTCCGGATCTTCCGGGGGCGGTGGTTCAAGCACCGGGGCGAGCTGGAGGCCTACCGCCGCGGTCGGGAGGAGGCGCTCCTAGGGTCCATGCAGCAGCAGGCCGATCACGTCCGAGAGCGTGACACGGAGACGACCAAGGAGGGCTACAAATACCGCCTCCGCGAGCTTCAGGACCGGAGCCGCGAGCAGGAACTCAACAAGCTGGCCCGCGAACTCGTCCGCCAGGAGGCCGAGGCCGCCCAGCCGAGCCTGTTCGAGGAGTTCAACCAGGAGACCAAACTGCGGCTCGGTGAGATCGAGGCCCAGATGGGGCTCCTCAAGCAGGACGTGGATCGGACCCGCGAGATCCTGACCCGCGAGCGGGACCGCCGGCTCAAAGTGACACTGCCCCGCCGGTACACCCTCCGTGAGGTGCGGGTGTTACCCCTGGCCCTCGCGTACCTGGTGCCGGCGACGCCCGAGGACACCCGCCGGTGACGCCCAACGATTCCCACGCCTGGTGGTCGCGACTCCGCCACCAGGGGCTGCTCTTGTCGCCGGTCGTCATGCTGGAGCGTTTCCCCGACGCCCCGGCCGCGGCGCCGTTCCACGTCACGAACAAACTGCGGGACGCCGCCGCCCGGTTCGCCTCGGCGCCCGACGGGCCGGACTCAGAGAGGGTCACACTGGTCACACTCGCCTGGGTGGACGCGCTGCTGGAGCAGTACTTGGGGCACAAGCAGGGGCGACTGGCGAAGTCGAACGACATCCCGGTTCGGCTGACGACAACGGTTCGCATCGGCACCCGCACCGAGACGCTCCGGCCTCACCGCGTCGTCTTCGCGGACGCCGAGGGCACGACGCCGGCCCTGCTGGTGATGACCGACCCCTCCCCGCACGTCGGCCGGGGCCGGGGCCGCACCTCGTACGCCCGGTTTCTGGAACTCCTGCGGGGCACCGGACACCGCCTCGGGCTGCTGACCAACGGCCGACAGTTCCGGCTCGTCTACGCCGGCCTCGACTTCGAGTCGTGGTGCGAGTGGGAAGCCGACCGCTGGTTCGACGACGGCGACGGTAGCCAGGAGTTGGCCGGGCTTCGGCTCCTGCTGTCGCCCGACAGCCTGAAGCCGGTCCGGGACGGCGTGTCCGGGTTGCTGGAGGCCGTCGAGGACTCCCGCAAGCGGCAGGCCGACCTGTCGAGCGTCCTCCGCGAGAACGTCCGCCAGGCGGTCGAACTGCTACTTGACGAGGCCTCGTCGGCCAACCGCACGGCCGAGAACCTGTTCGCCCCGCTGGTCGCCGCCGACTCGACCCGCCCGCTGACCGACGCCGAGGCCCACGAGGCTCTGCTCCAGGCGACCGTCCGCGTCGTGATGCGGCTCGTCGTCTGCCTGTTCGCCGAGTCGCGGGGGCTCCTCCCGGTCAACGACCCGGTGTACGCCTCGTCCTACGGCGTCCGGTCGCTGTACGAGTTGCTGGAGGAGGCCACCCGGAACGAGGGCGGCACCCAGGGGCTGATGAACCGGGAGACCGCGTGGCCCCGGCTCATGGCGCTGTTCCGCCTGATCCACGGCGGGTCGGCCCACGGGCAGTTCCCGCTCCGGGCCTACGGTGGCGTGCTGTTCCGACCCGGGAAGGAGGATTCATCCGTCCCGGTCGTGCGTGCCCTGCACGTTCTGGAACACGGCGTGGTCGTGACCGACGCCACCGTGTTCGCCGTCCTCCGCAAGCTACTCCGGGGGCCGCTCCCGGTGATCCGGGGACGGGCGAAGACCTTCGTGGAGGGGCCGGTGGACTACACCGACCTCCGCACCGAGTTCATCGGCCTCATTTACGAAGGTCTGCTCGACTACCGGCTGAAGCGGACGGACGCGGCGGTCGGCCCGCAGGTGTTCCTCAACCTCGGCCGCGAACCCGTGCTGCCACTGTCCCGCCTCCGGGAGATGCTGGAGAAGGACCGGAAGGGGCTGAAGGACCTTCTCACCACGCTGAAGAAGGAAAAGGTCACCGGCGGCGGGAAGGCGGACGAGGCCGAGGAAGAGGGCGACGAACAGGAACCGGCCGGCGAGGAAGTGGACGCCGAGGCCGACGCCCCTGACGAGGTGGAGGCCGCGGCCCCGGCCGAACCCGAGGGCGTCCACGGCGGCGATTACCTCGACGCGGTTGAGGCCGCGAAGCGGTGGGCCGCTGAGGCGGTCGTCCTGGCCGGACTGGTGACCAAGCAGGGGCGGCGGGAAACCAACACCGAGTACCAGGCCCGCATCGGCGGCGTGGCCGACCGGCTCATCAAGCGGGTGGTCGCAACTGGCGAGTTCTACCTCGTTAGGGCCGGCAACACCCGTAAGGGCACGGGCACCTTCTACACCCGGCCACAACTGGCCGTGCCGACCGTCCACCGCACGTTGGAGCCGCTCTGCTACGACAAGGCCGACGACGGCACCCTCACCCCGAAGCGGCCGGAGGTGATCCTCGGGCTGAAGGTCTGCGACCCGGCGTGCGGCTCGGCGTCGTTCCTCGTCGCGGCCCTCCACTACCTGACCGAGGCCCTGTACCGCTCCCTCTGCTTCCACATGAAGCTAGACGACCCGGCCGAGGCGAACAAGGTCACGCTCCCCTACGGCCGGCCCCGGGAGGGGCAGGCGGACGAGGAAGTCGTCCGATTCTTCCCCGACGACCCGCAGCAAGGTGAGTTCTTTGCCGACCGGGTGAAAGCCCTGCTCCGGCGGCACGTCGTGGAGCGGTGCATCTACGGGGTGGACATCAACCCGCTCGCGGTGGAGTTCGCCCGCGTGTCCCTCTGGGTCGAGACGCTCGACCCCGGCCTGCCGTTCTCGTTCCTCGACCACAAAATCAAGGTCGGCAACGCACTCGTCGGCTGCTGGCTCGATCGCGTAGCGGACTACCCGCTGTGTGCCTGGGAACGGGAGGGCGGCGACGGCAAGGACGGCCCCCGCACCCAGCGGATCGAGACGTTCCTGAAGGGGCCGAAGGTCGGCAACCGCCGCTCGGGGGACGGCGTCGTCAAGCGGGAGATGCGTGACGTACTCACCGACATCAAGAACGCGACGAAGAAGACGCCGACGCTCTTCAACTACGAGCAACTGGCGACCGAGAAGGTCATCGCCCAGGCCCGGGCGGACTACGAGAAGCTGCACGACATCCCGAGCCACGAGCCAGCGGAACGCGAGGAGTACTACCGCGACCACGTCGTGAATAGCCCCGCCGACGCCGCGAACCCATACACCCTCTTCGACCTGACCGCCGGCCGCCGCCAGGAGTTCCCGCAGGCGTTCCTCGCCGGCTACCGCGGGTTCGTCCACGCCGACGCCTACGACGGGTACAACGCCGTCCACAACGACGTGCGGCACCTCGGCTGCTGGATGCACGCCCGGCGGTACTTCGTGGACGCCGAGCCGACCGACCCGCGGGCGGTCGAGGCCCTGGCCTTCGTCCGCACGCTTTACGCCGTCGAACGCGAGATCACGCTTGCACGGGAGAAACCGGGCGAGACGTTCACTGCCGCCGACGTGGTGCGGGTGCGACGCACGCGGGCCGGGCCGATCCTGGCCGTGTTCGCCGGCTGGCTCGACGAGCAGCACCGCTCCGCGACGCCGAAGAGCCTGTTCGGTCAGGCCGTCGGGTACGCCCGGAACCAGTGGGCGAGTTTGGTTCGTTACCTCGACGACGCGAGGTTCGCCCTCGACAACGGGGCGGCCGAACGCGCCATCCGTCCGCTCGCGATCGGCCGCACCAACTGGCTGCACGTCGGCGGTGACGGCGGGTTGAAGACCGCGTCCGTGCTGCTCAGCGTCTGCGCCAGCGCGACCCGGCATCGCCTCGACCCGTGGTCGTACCTGACGCACGTCCTGTCGGAGTTGCCCGCCCGGCGGGCCGGGGCTGACCTGGGAGACCTGTTGCCGGATGCGTGGGCGAAGGCCCGCGGCGAGCCGCGTCACCGAGAGGGGTGACGGCGGACGGCGTTATCCCAATGCGAGGGACGGCGGCGAGGAGAACGGTCGGCGGCCGCCGCGACGCTACTCCTTGAACTCCCCCTTGTCGTAGCGCTCCCAGAACTCCGCCGCCGGCCAGATTTTTTCAGGAAAATAGTGGATGCCGATCGTTTTGAGGCTCTTCATGTCGCGGAGGATGTCCAGGCCCTGGGTGATGTTCTTGGGGGTCAGGCGGATGTCCTCCAACTGCATCCCTTTCAGAGGCGACAGGTCGGTCACGCTGGA carries:
- the tnpC gene encoding IS66 family transposase, producing MTPNDSHAWWSRLRHQGLLLSPVVMLERFPDAPAAAPFHVTNKLRDAAARFASAPDGPDSERVTLVTLAWVDALLEQYLGHKQGRLAKSNDIPVRLTTTVRIGTRTETLRPHRVVFADAEGTTPALLVMTDPSPHVGRGRGRTSYARFLELLRGTGHRLGLLTNGRQFRLVYAGLDFESWCEWEADRWFDDGDGSQELAGLRLLLSPDSLKPVRDGVSGLLEAVEDSRKRQADLSSVLRENVRQAVELLLDEASSANRTAENLFAPLVAADSTRPLTDAEAHEALLQATVRVVMRLVVCLFAESRGLLPVNDPVYASSYGVRSLYELLEEATRNEGGTQGLMNRETAWPRLMALFRLIHGGSAHGQFPLRAYGGVLFRPGKEDSSVPVVRALHVLEHGVVVTDATVFAVLRKLLRGPLPVIRGRAKTFVEGPVDYTDLRTEFIGLIYEGLLDYRLKRTDAAVGPQVFLNLGREPVLPLSRLREMLEKDRKGLKDLLTTLKKEKVTGGGKADEAEEEGDEQEPAGEEVDAEADAPDEVEAAAPAEPEGVHGGDYLDAVEAAKRWAAEAVVLAGLVTKQGRRETNTEYQARIGGVADRLIKRVVATGEFYLVRAGNTRKGTGTFYTRPQLAVPTVHRTLEPLCYDKADDGTLTPKRPEVILGLKVCDPACGSASFLVAALHYLTEALYRSLCFHMKLDDPAEANKVTLPYGRPREGQADEEVVRFFPDDPQQGEFFADRVKALLRRHVVERCIYGVDINPLAVEFARVSLWVETLDPGLPFSFLDHKIKVGNALVGCWLDRVADYPLCAWEREGGDGKDGPRTQRIETFLKGPKVGNRRSGDGVVKREMRDVLTDIKNATKKTPTLFNYEQLATEKVIAQARADYEKLHDIPSHEPAEREEYYRDHVVNSPADAANPYTLFDLTAGRRQEFPQAFLAGYRGFVHADAYDGYNAVHNDVRHLGCWMHARRYFVDAEPTDPRAVEALAFVRTLYAVEREITLAREKPGETFTAADVVRVRRTRAGPILAVFAGWLDEQHRSATPKSLFGQAVGYARNQWASLVRYLDDARFALDNGAAERAIRPLAIGRTNWLHVGGDGGLKTASVLLSVCASATRHRLDPWSYLTHVLSELPARRAGADLGDLLPDAWAKARGEPRHREG